Proteins encoded in a region of the Bactrocera tryoni isolate S06 chromosome 4, CSIRO_BtryS06_freeze2, whole genome shotgun sequence genome:
- the LOC120775916 gene encoding mucin-19 produces the protein MLLKIQLICCLALLAKAQNSIEQLPGEIQFETSHKRPDENDFQTSHKIPRHSFLPETDLDLLQGTMNLLPTKERPELNPVLSALINEDVMKSIEAKRAIEKEELEQIKAEIDAARKQKEEEERRVAETRNAVLTTAAPISKAELDDSNIGLVDQEINFEAAGTDNKKSRIEIKKGPNGQDYEYEYVYYYEDEEDAKPSEAPAKADSSERGKSRYSNIERTTAAPASNSLVSNKAKGRSSSLSDSSADDVEAERLPANTRFPSRGKNVDAQPTPAIDSLENAAEKKKISVKRPSLELVDSATFNTDEKQVKGIRNSDTETKSAIAIEQEQAAAAAAAEKKEAEEKKRRQPTIGSDEENVTVKDAADEEVEQTTLSMEKAALDLYAILQNENFNMDMTTDADTEVTTVLPDTTNPDDEGLTTIVDEAPSSTTSTTTTTTTEATTTTTTTTTTTAAPSLFGGKRPGLNSARPNRFKLNKGGKSEASTTTTTEAPASEAPKTGKNRFSRPSIGGRARPGARTTTAAPAPAAEEEEEVAAPKEVKPVSSGFGRGRPRNRFNLRSTTTTEKPAGADAEEANEEASVSSTTARTLRGGRPQLSLRGRSRTTTAKPAAEEEHKDEETAASAAEEKPAPAPAKPASRFARPGGNRLLPRGKLARTTEAPAADDSAADSSHHNDVKGEENGEEGAEKAAEAEAKPAAHHGLNRLKTRPQLHKTENAKPKAAPAPVAPRKVNPLLAKRRLQLGHSTTEAPAEEDNATAAEESKTEEESAPAAASADAPAAENADSAKDEAADEAETTTKQQARGLGLLTQRRRLPLRKPGTIL, from the exons TCAATTAATATGCTGTCTGGCGCTGCTGGCCAAGGCGCAGAACTCCATCGAACAGCTGCCGGGCGAAATACAATTCGAAACTTCACATAAGCGACCGGACGAAAATGACTTCCAGACATCACATAAAATACCAAGACATTCTTTTTTGCCAGAAACAGATTTGGACTTACTGCAGGGCACCATGAATTTATTGCCGACCAAGGAACGCCCCGAACTGAATCCCGTTTTGAGTGCGCTCATCAATGAGGATGTAATGAAGAGCATCGAGGCGAAACGTGCCATTGAGAAGGAGGAGTTGGAACAGATTAAAGCCGAAATCGATGCGGCACGAAAGCAAAAGGAAGAAGAGGAACGTAGAGTGGCCGAGACCAGAAATGCGGTATTGACTACAGCGGCGCCGATAAGTAAAGCCGAACTCGATGATTCCAATATTGGCCTTGTCGATCAGGAGATTAACTTTGAAGCTGCCGGTACGGATAACAAGAAGTCACGAATTGAAATCAAAAAGGGGCCAAATGGACAAGACTATGAATACGAATATGTCTACTATTATGAAGATGAGGAGGATGCCAAGCCATCGGAAGCGCCAGCTAAGGCCGACTCAAGTGAACGTGGCAAATCACGTTACAGCAACATTGAACGCACCACAGCGGCGCCAGCTAGCAACAGTCTGGTCAGCAACAAGGCCAAGGGACGTTCTTCGAGCTTAAGCGACAGCAGTGCTGACGATGTTGAAGCCGAACGTCTGCCAGCCAATACACGTTTCCCCAGTCGTGGTAAGAATGTGGATGCACAGCCAACTCCCGCTATAGATTCGCTTGAAAACGCCGCCGAAAAAAAGAAGATCAGCGTTAAGCGACCCAGCTTGGAACTGGTTGATAGCGCAACCTTCAACACGGACGAGAAACAGGTGAAGGGCATCCGTAATAGCGATACTGAAACGAAATCGGCAATCGCCATTGAACAAGAGCAAGCAGCTGCAGCAGCGGCGGCtgaaaagaaagaggccgaggAGAAGAAACGCCGTCAGCCAACCATTGGAAGTGATGAAGAGAATGTGACCGTTAAAGATGCAGCAGATGAGGAAGTGGAACAGACCACCTTGTCGATGGAGAAGGCCGCATTAGACTTGTATGCGATTTTACAGAACGAAAACTTCAACATGGATATGACCACCGATGCTGATACCGAGGTGACCACTGTGCTGCCAGATACCACAAATCCCGATGACGAAGGTCTGACCACAATTGTGGATGAGGCGCCTAGCTCAACCACATCTACCACTACAACAACTACCACAGAGGCAACTACAACGACAACAACGactacaacaaccacagcagCGCCTTCATTGTTTGGTGGCAAGCGTCCCGGCTTGAACTCAGCCCGTCCTAATCGTTTCAAGTTGAACAAGGGTGGCAAAAGCGAAGCAAgcacaacaacgacaacagaaGCGCCCGCGTCGGAGGCACCAAAAACGGGCAAGA ATCGTTTCTCACGTCCCTCGATTGGCGGTCGCGCACGTCCTGGTGCACGCACCACTACCGCAGCACCGGCGCCAGCAGCCGAAGAGGAGGAAGAAGTAGCCGCACCCAAAGAAGTGAAGCCTGTGAGCTCTGGTTTTGGACGTGGCCGTC CACGCAATCGTTTCAATCTACGCAGCACAACAACCACCGAGAAACCAGCCGGCGCTGACGCTGAGGAGGCAAACGAGGAAGCATCTGTATCCAGCACAACAGCACGCACGCTGCGCGGTGGACGGCCACAATTGAGCTTGCGTGGTCGCAGTCGCACCACCACAGCCAAACCTGCCGCCGAAGAAGAGCACAAAGATGAGGAGACCGCCGCCAGCGCCGCCGAAGAGAAACCAGCACCGGCACCAGCGAAACCGGCATCACGTTTCGCACGACCAGGTGGCAATCGTTTGTTGCCACGCGGCAAGCTAGCACGCACCACTGAAGCACCAGCAGCTGATGACTCAGCCGCGGATAGTAGTCATCACAATGACGTCAAGGGTGAGGAAAATGGCGAGGAGGGCGCTGAGAAGGCGGCCGAGGCGGAAGCAAAGCCCGCAGCACACCATGGACTGAATCGTCTGAAGACGCGTCCACAATTGCATAAGACTGAGAACGCCAAACCAAAGGCGGCACCAGCGCCAGTGGCGCCACGCAAAGTCAATCCACTGTTGGCCAAGCGACGTCTACAGCTCGGACACTCCACCACGG AAGCGCCCGCTGAAGAGGACAACGCCACCGCAGCCGAAGAATCGAAAACGGAAGAGGAAAGTGCACCAGCAGCCGCTTCCGCCGATGCGCCTGCCGCCGAAAATGCTGACAGCGCCAAGGATGAAGCTGCCGATGAAGCCGAAACGACAACAAAACAACAGGCACGCGGCTTGGGACTACTAACACAAAGAAGGCGTTTGCCGCTGCGCAAACCCGGCACCATACTGTAA